A window of the Arachis duranensis cultivar V14167 chromosome 5, aradu.V14167.gnm2.J7QH, whole genome shotgun sequence genome harbors these coding sequences:
- the LOC127747448 gene encoding uncharacterized protein LOC127747448 yields the protein MLPGLSTPASTWAEVSFRIAIALTAVSSVTRKRTAKILKPSKLLYDVGLGTTGAKPLTMEGGMEKDEENRKRDEARGNQAKERESCDKHSSEDNSKTRWIQIISEMEVTFRKLKIQEAGDLGGDKKETKENANPLLQVKPPGDSNHNIINHIGAITLRIFFPTHFIKKPNLSRESPSSMKTKS from the exons ATGTTACCAGGCCTCTCCACACCGGCTTCTACTTGGGCAGAGGTGAGCTTCAGGATTGCTATTGCTTTAACTGCAGTATCATCGGTCACGAGAAAAAGAACTGCAAAAATTTTAAAGCCATCCAAACTGCTGTATGATGTAGGTTTAGGAACAACCGGAGCCAAACCGCTAACCATGGAAGGAGGAATGGAGAAAGATGAAGAAAATCGGAAACGAGACGAGGCGCGTGGGAACCAAGCGAAAGAGAGGGAGAGTTGTGACAAACATAGCTCAGAGGACAATAGCAAAACCCGCTGGATacaaataatttctgaaatggAAGTGACATTCAGAAAATTGAAAATACAAGAAGCAGGGGATTTAGGTGGCgataagaaagaaacaaaagagaaTGCAAATCCACTGTTACAAGTTAAACCCCCCGGAGACAGCAACCACAACATCATCAATCACATTGGAGCTATTACCCTTAGA atttttttccCAACTCATTTCATCAAAAAACCAAACCTTAGCAGAGAGAGTCCTTCCTCCATGAAAACCAAATCTTAG